A region from the Geobacillus vulcani PSS1 genome encodes:
- the era gene encoding GTPase Era, with protein MRKEGYKSGFVAIIGRPNVGKSTFLNRVIGQKIAIMSDKPQTTRNKIQGVYTDDDAQIIFIDTPGVHKPKHKLGDFMMKVALNALREVDLILFMVNAEEGFGRGEAFIIERLKEVDTPVFLVINKIDRVHPDELLPLIDRYKDLYPFAEIVPISALEGNNVDRLLEQIKERLPEGPQYYPPDQITDHPEQFIIAELIREKALHLTREEVPHSIAVVVERIERREGSGTVYISAVIVVERDSQKGIIIGKQGRMLKEIGQRARADIEALLGSRVFLELWVKVQKDWRNRLAQLRDFGFREDEY; from the coding sequence ATGCGTAAAGAAGGATACAAATCAGGATTCGTTGCCATTATCGGAAGACCAAACGTAGGAAAGTCGACGTTTTTAAACCGTGTCATCGGGCAAAAAATCGCGATTATGAGCGATAAACCGCAAACGACGCGCAATAAGATTCAAGGCGTGTACACGGACGATGACGCGCAAATCATCTTTATTGACACCCCGGGGGTGCATAAACCGAAGCATAAGCTCGGCGACTTTATGATGAAAGTGGCGCTCAATGCGCTTCGCGAAGTCGATTTGATTTTGTTTATGGTCAATGCCGAGGAAGGGTTTGGGCGCGGTGAGGCGTTCATCATCGAACGTCTGAAAGAAGTGGATACCCCGGTGTTTTTAGTCATCAATAAGATCGACCGCGTCCATCCGGATGAATTGTTGCCGCTCATTGACCGATACAAAGATTTGTACCCGTTTGCTGAAATCGTGCCGATTTCGGCGCTGGAAGGGAACAATGTCGACCGCCTGCTGGAGCAAATTAAAGAACGGTTGCCGGAAGGGCCGCAATATTATCCGCCGGACCAGATCACTGACCATCCGGAGCAGTTTATCATCGCCGAGCTCATTCGCGAGAAAGCGCTTCACTTAACGCGCGAGGAAGTTCCGCACTCGATTGCTGTCGTCGTCGAACGCATCGAGCGGCGAGAAGGATCGGGAACGGTGTACATTAGTGCGGTGATCGTTGTGGAGCGCGATTCGCAAAAAGGAATCATCATCGGCAAGCAAGGCCGGATGTTGAAGGAAATCGGACAGCGGGCGCGCGCTGACATCGAAGCGCTGCTTGGGTCAAGAGTGTTTTTGGAACTGTGGGTGAAAGTGCAAAAAGACTGGCGCAACCGTCTGGCGCAGCTGCGTGATTTTGGATTCCGTGAAGACGAGTATTGA
- a CDS encoding helix-turn-helix transcriptional regulator: MELNKRQEQILQIVKDYGPITGESIAEKLNLTRATLRPDLAILTMAGYLEARPRVGYFYTGKTGKQLFADKMKKMKVEDYQSIPVVVNENVSVYDAIVTMFLEDVGTLFVVDDESLLAGVLSRKDLLRASLGKQELTAIPVNIIMTRMPNIAVCYKDDPLIDVAEQLIEKQIDAMPVVRKTEKGYEVIGRITKTNITKAFVSLAKED, from the coding sequence ATCGAACTAAATAAGCGCCAAGAGCAGATTTTGCAAATTGTGAAAGACTACGGACCGATCACTGGGGAAAGCATCGCTGAGAAACTGAACTTGACGAGGGCGACGCTGCGGCCGGACTTGGCCATCTTGACCATGGCCGGCTACTTGGAAGCGCGGCCGCGCGTCGGCTATTTCTATACGGGAAAAACCGGCAAGCAGTTGTTCGCCGATAAAATGAAAAAGATGAAAGTCGAGGATTACCAATCGATTCCGGTCGTCGTCAATGAAAATGTGAGCGTCTATGATGCGATCGTCACGATGTTTCTAGAGGACGTCGGCACGCTGTTTGTTGTCGATGACGAGTCGTTGCTTGCCGGTGTGCTGTCGCGCAAAGATTTGTTGCGCGCAAGCCTTGGCAAGCAGGAACTGACGGCGATTCCGGTCAATATTATTATGACGCGGATGCCGAACATCGCCGTTTGCTACAAGGACGACCCGCTCATTGACGTAGCTGAACAGCTGATTGAAAAACAGATCGATGCCATGCCGGTCGTGCGCAAAACGGAGAAAGGATATGAAGTGATTGGCCGTATTACGAAAACGAATATAACGAAAGCCTTCGTGTCGCTAGCCAAAGAGGACTAA
- a CDS encoding diacylglycerol kinase family protein, whose protein sequence is MRGKRERDRFAWAWAGMKAAVKEEVHLRFHLASAVVAFAAGWVVGLSRWEWIVLFMVVGTVIALELVNTAIERAVDLATGEFHPLAKAAKDIAAAAVLAAAGLAVVIGILLFWPHLR, encoded by the coding sequence ATGCGCGGCAAACGAGAACGAGACCGGTTTGCTTGGGCGTGGGCGGGAATGAAGGCGGCGGTGAAAGAGGAAGTTCATTTGCGCTTTCATTTGGCGTCCGCTGTTGTCGCCTTTGCCGCCGGGTGGGTCGTTGGGCTGTCGCGCTGGGAGTGGATCGTGCTGTTCATGGTGGTCGGCACGGTTATTGCGCTTGAGCTCGTCAACACGGCTATTGAGCGCGCCGTCGATTTGGCAACGGGTGAGTTTCATCCATTGGCGAAGGCGGCGAAAGACATCGCGGCCGCGGCGGTGCTCGCGGCGGCCGGATTGGCGGTTGTGATCGGCATTTTGTTGTTTTGGCCGCATCTTCGCTAA
- the yqfC gene encoding sporulation protein YqfC, which produces MVKKWRQQMKRWMAEKLELPADIMMDLPRITMVGHIHIYIENHRGLLAFSDKELRLLLRNGQLVVRGEQFVIKTILPEEILLEGKINQVVYIDE; this is translated from the coding sequence ATGGTGAAAAAATGGCGCCAGCAGATGAAGCGGTGGATGGCGGAAAAGCTTGAACTTCCCGCCGACATTATGATGGATCTGCCCCGCATTACGATGGTTGGACACATACATATTTACATTGAAAACCACCGCGGGCTGCTTGCGTTCAGCGATAAAGAGCTCCGCCTTTTGCTGCGGAACGGACAGCTCGTTGTCCGCGGCGAACAGTTTGTCATTAAAACGATTTTACCGGAAGAAATTTTGTTGGAAGGGAAAATCAACCAAGTCGTTTATATAGATGAATAG
- a CDS encoding PhoH family protein — protein MSEQFVTISQHVRNPQEAAALFGVHDIHLKRIEKELGVSIVTRGETVNVSGTPQQVQLVDELLRHLLIVIRKGAAVSERDVLYAIQLAKKGALDGLVQLYDEEITKNAKGKPIRVKTLGQRYYVAAIEQYDLTFGIGPAGTGKTYLAVVMAVKALKSGSVKRIILTRPAVEAGESLGFLPGDLKEKVDPYLRPLYDALNDVLGAEYTQRLIERGTIEIAPLAYMRGRTLDDAFVILDEAQNTTPAQMKMFLTRLGFGSKMVITGDISQVDLPKGVESGLSVAKRILSSIGGIAFVFLEQTDVVRHPLVAKIIDAYDEAGL, from the coding sequence ATGTCAGAGCAGTTTGTTACGATCAGCCAACATGTGCGAAACCCGCAGGAAGCGGCGGCGCTCTTTGGCGTCCATGACATCCATTTAAAGCGGATCGAGAAAGAGCTCGGCGTGTCGATTGTGACGCGCGGGGAAACAGTCAACGTCTCTGGCACGCCGCAGCAAGTTCAGCTCGTTGATGAATTGCTTCGCCATTTATTGATCGTCATTCGCAAAGGGGCGGCGGTCAGCGAGCGCGACGTTCTTTACGCCATTCAGCTTGCGAAAAAAGGAGCGCTTGACGGTCTTGTTCAGCTGTATGACGAAGAAATTACAAAAAATGCCAAAGGGAAGCCGATCCGCGTCAAAACGTTGGGCCAGCGCTATTATGTTGCGGCAATTGAACAGTACGACTTGACATTCGGCATCGGTCCAGCCGGCACCGGAAAAACATACTTGGCGGTCGTCATGGCAGTCAAGGCGTTAAAAAGCGGCAGCGTCAAGCGCATCATTTTGACTCGTCCGGCTGTCGAGGCCGGAGAAAGCCTCGGCTTTTTGCCAGGCGACTTAAAAGAGAAGGTTGACCCGTATTTGCGCCCGCTGTATGATGCCTTAAACGATGTGTTGGGAGCGGAGTATACGCAGAGGTTGATTGAGCGCGGCACGATTGAGATCGCTCCGCTCGCCTACATGCGCGGCCGGACGCTGGACGATGCGTTCGTCATCCTTGACGAGGCGCAAAATACGACGCCAGCGCAAATGAAAATGTTTTTGACCCGGCTCGGCTTCGGCTCGAAAATGGTCATTACCGGCGATATTTCCCAAGTCGACTTGCCGAAGGGCGTCGAATCGGGGCTTTCGGTCGCCAAGCGCATTTTGTCTTCCATTGGCGGCATTGCTTTTGTGTTTTTGGAACAGACGGATGTTGTTCGCCATCCGCTCGTCGCGAAAATTATTGACGCCTATGATGAGGCGGGCTTATAG
- the ybeY gene encoding rRNA maturation RNase YbeY yields the protein MTIHIDVLDETNEVTAEQIEMIERLLSEAAALENVPDGAEVSVTFVDNERIRAMNRDYRGKDAPTDVLSFALEEEGEEEVHIVGADMPLVLGDIVISIPKAKEQAAAYGHSFMRELGFLAVHGFLHLLGYDHETEEQERVMFAKQEDILARFGLTR from the coding sequence ATGACCATTCACATTGATGTTCTAGATGAAACAAACGAGGTGACCGCTGAGCAAATCGAGATGATCGAGCGGCTGCTCAGCGAGGCGGCGGCCCTTGAAAACGTGCCGGACGGGGCGGAGGTGAGCGTCACATTTGTGGACAACGAACGCATCCGCGCGATGAATCGCGACTATCGTGGCAAAGATGCGCCGACCGATGTGCTTTCGTTTGCTCTTGAGGAGGAAGGAGAAGAAGAGGTTCACATCGTCGGCGCTGATATGCCGCTGGTGCTCGGCGATATCGTCATTTCGATTCCGAAGGCGAAAGAGCAGGCGGCAGCCTATGGCCATTCGTTTATGCGCGAGCTCGGGTTTTTGGCTGTGCACGGTTTTTTGCATCTGCTTGGTTACGATCATGAGACAGAAGAGCAAGAGCGCGTCATGTTCGCCAAGCAGGAAGACATCTTAGCGAGGTTCGGGTTGACAAGATAA
- a CDS encoding YqzL family protein, producing the protein MLEFTWKLFSQTGNIDTYLLFKELEREQQFGGEEQNAEQKEIDQPIS; encoded by the coding sequence ATGCTTGAGTTTACGTGGAAGTTGTTTAGCCAAACAGGCAATATCGACACGTACCTCCTATTTAAAGAGTTGGAACGAGAGCAACAGTTTGGCGGTGAAGAGCAAAACGCTGAACAGAAGGAAATCGACCAACCGATCTCGTAG
- the recO gene encoding DNA repair protein RecO, with protein sequence MFETCEAIVMRTVDYGETNKIVTLFTREWGKVAAMARGAKKPSSRLSAVTQPLSYGHYVIRRSRGVGVLHQGELIDSMRALREDLFAAAYAAYIVELTDKSMEEQKRNPYLFELLLQTLQYMSEGRDLEILTFIYEMKMLAVLGIPPVLDRCARCGATEGRFAFSVKEAGFLCHRCETSDPHRFPLSPASARLLRLFFHIDLARLGSISVKERTKMELGAVLSAYYDEYAGLSLKTKRFLQQIGELKDKLSPDGGQGASFSL encoded by the coding sequence ATGTTCGAAACGTGTGAAGCGATCGTCATGCGAACGGTCGATTATGGTGAAACAAATAAAATTGTCACATTGTTTACCCGAGAATGGGGAAAGGTGGCTGCGATGGCAAGGGGAGCGAAAAAGCCAAGCAGCCGCCTTTCTGCTGTTACGCAGCCGCTCTCATACGGCCATTATGTCATCCGCCGCAGCCGCGGTGTCGGTGTTCTTCACCAGGGAGAGCTCATTGACTCGATGCGGGCGCTGCGCGAAGATTTGTTTGCCGCCGCCTATGCGGCGTATATTGTGGAGCTCACCGACAAAAGCATGGAAGAGCAAAAGCGCAATCCATACTTGTTTGAGCTTCTTTTGCAGACACTACAATATATGAGCGAAGGCCGCGATTTAGAGATTTTGACGTTCATTTACGAAATGAAAATGCTTGCGGTTCTTGGCATCCCCCCTGTGCTTGACCGTTGTGCCCGTTGCGGGGCGACGGAGGGGCGCTTCGCGTTTTCCGTCAAGGAGGCGGGCTTCCTTTGCCATCGCTGCGAGACGTCCGATCCCCATCGGTTCCCGCTCTCTCCGGCTTCCGCCCGGCTGTTGCGTCTCTTTTTTCATATCGATCTTGCTCGGCTTGGATCCATATCGGTGAAAGAAAGGACAAAGATGGAGCTGGGCGCCGTATTGTCCGCCTATTATGATGAATATGCCGGCCTGTCGCTGAAGACGAAGCGTTTTTTGCAACAAATCGGTGAACTGAAAGACAAGCTCAGCCCTGACGGAGGGCAAGGAGCATCATTTTCATTGTGA
- a CDS encoding HD family phosphohydrolase gives MGRFRFFLERTKTVRFVRFWLFLFLAVLLFAVLYWQVKPRQYELRLFDIAKETIRSPVTVEDKEATAKLKEEAAAKVADVYTLKKEYAENRVALLSSLFAAIESVQHEAEPDRPLADMMTKLEERLPPEWLAYLSAAEWQRLLAASPEELKTAKEAALTAVHSVMSERISQAELDTARAEAAKELEYAALSPLLREAVAKLCRQAVIPNVVYDRAATEEKRRQAMDEVKPVKILQGQVIVEEGQFITNDVYRRLELVGLLGSGRPSWTAAGLGVFVLLLLAPLMYYFRTETTNEKLSLYTAIFTLMMTTMALIRLVPSSGAVSIGCLVPAAFGPMLVRILLGERLAMMTAIIGAVCGSLLFNEEMGTAGAVSVSLIVYFLAGGLAGAFCLPKELAKANIWRAGVLVAAVNIVSLFSLLLLKSGRYSPAEIGLLVLMAAASGVFSAILTIGLLPVLEAAFGILSPLRLIELSNPNHPLLRKLLTEAPGTYHHSIMVANLAEAACEAIGADGLLARVACYYHDIGKTKRPRYFIENQIGGNPHDHLSPQLSKNIIIAHVADGVALLRKHRLPKEIIDIAEQHHGTTLLKYFYHKAREQTEFVSEAEFRYPGPKPQTKEAAVINIADSVEAAVRSLSNPSQEKIEKIVRSVIADRLQDNQLNECDITLKELELVARSLCETLNGVFHSRIEYPEVRKEKVKHA, from the coding sequence GTGGGAAGGTTTCGTTTTTTTCTTGAGCGGACAAAAACAGTCCGCTTTGTCCGCTTTTGGCTGTTTTTGTTTTTGGCCGTTCTGTTGTTTGCCGTTTTATATTGGCAAGTGAAGCCGCGCCAGTATGAGCTGCGCCTGTTTGATATCGCTAAGGAAACGATTCGTTCGCCGGTGACGGTCGAGGACAAAGAGGCGACCGCCAAGTTGAAAGAAGAGGCGGCGGCGAAAGTAGCGGATGTCTATACGTTAAAAAAAGAATATGCCGAAAACCGGGTCGCCCTTCTTTCCTCGCTGTTTGCCGCGATTGAAAGCGTGCAGCACGAGGCGGAGCCGGATCGCCCGCTCGCCGATATGATGACCAAACTTGAGGAACGGCTGCCGCCGGAATGGCTTGCCTATTTGTCTGCCGCTGAATGGCAACGGTTGCTTGCCGCCTCGCCGGAGGAACTCAAAACGGCGAAGGAAGCCGCCTTAACGGCGGTGCATTCCGTCATGAGCGAGCGCATTTCCCAAGCCGAACTTGACACGGCGCGGGCGGAAGCGGCCAAAGAGCTTGAATACGCTGCGCTGTCGCCGCTGCTTCGCGAGGCGGTCGCCAAGCTTTGCCGACAGGCGGTTATTCCGAACGTCGTCTACGATCGGGCGGCGACGGAAGAAAAACGGCGGCAGGCGATGGATGAAGTGAAGCCGGTGAAAATTTTGCAAGGGCAAGTGATCGTCGAGGAAGGACAGTTTATTACGAATGATGTTTACCGCCGGCTCGAGCTGGTCGGCTTGCTTGGGAGCGGGCGTCCGTCTTGGACCGCCGCTGGGCTTGGGGTGTTCGTTTTGTTGCTGCTTGCTCCGCTCATGTACTATTTTCGGACGGAAACAACGAATGAAAAACTGTCGCTTTATACAGCCATTTTTACGTTGATGATGACGACAATGGCGCTCATTCGCCTTGTGCCATCCAGCGGCGCTGTTTCCATCGGTTGTCTTGTGCCGGCGGCGTTTGGGCCGATGCTCGTCCGCATTTTGCTCGGAGAGCGGCTCGCGATGATGACGGCCATCATCGGAGCAGTATGCGGCAGTTTGTTGTTCAATGAGGAAATGGGAACAGCCGGCGCGGTGTCGGTGTCGTTGATTGTTTACTTTCTTGCCGGCGGCTTGGCCGGTGCGTTTTGTCTGCCGAAGGAGCTGGCGAAAGCGAACATTTGGCGAGCCGGCGTGTTGGTCGCCGCGGTCAATATCGTTTCGCTTTTTTCGTTGTTGCTGTTAAAAAGCGGCCGCTATTCGCCGGCGGAAATCGGTTTGTTGGTGCTGATGGCGGCGGCCTCAGGGGTTTTTTCTGCCATTTTGACGATCGGTCTCTTGCCGGTGTTGGAGGCAGCGTTCGGCATTTTGTCGCCGCTTCGGCTCATTGAACTGTCCAATCCGAACCATCCGCTCTTGCGCAAGTTGCTCACTGAAGCGCCGGGGACGTACCATCATAGCATTATGGTCGCCAATTTGGCCGAAGCGGCGTGCGAGGCGATCGGCGCCGACGGCTTGCTGGCGCGCGTCGCCTGCTACTACCATGACATCGGCAAGACGAAGCGGCCGCGCTATTTCATCGAAAACCAAATAGGCGGCAATCCACATGACCATTTGTCGCCGCAGTTGAGCAAAAATATTATTATCGCCCATGTCGCCGATGGCGTCGCTTTGCTCCGCAAGCACCGGCTGCCGAAGGAGATTATTGACATCGCCGAACAGCACCACGGCACGACGTTGCTCAAGTATTTTTATCATAAGGCGCGCGAGCAAACCGAGTTTGTCTCGGAAGCGGAGTTTCGTTATCCTGGGCCGAAGCCGCAGACGAAAGAAGCGGCGGTCATCAACATCGCCGACAGCGTCGAAGCGGCTGTTCGCTCGCTATCCAACCCGTCGCAGGAAAAAATCGAGAAGATCGTCCGATCGGTCATCGCTGATCGTTTGCAGGACAACCAGCTGAACGAATGCGACATTACGCTGAAGGAGTTGGAACTCGTCGCCCGTTCGCTTTGCGAGACTTTAAACGGCGTCTTCCATTCGCGCATCGAATACCCAGAAGTACGAAAGGAAAAGGTGAAGCATGCATGA
- a CDS encoding cytidine deaminase yields the protein MEIEQLIAEAKKARELAYVPYSKFPVGAALLTKGGSVYRGCNIENAAYSVCNCAERTALFKAYSEGEREFAALAVIADTPRPVPPCGACRQVIAELCPGDMKVILASLRGDVKVMTVSELLPEAFSAEDLHA from the coding sequence GTGGAGATTGAACAACTCATTGCCGAAGCGAAAAAAGCGCGCGAACTCGCCTATGTGCCGTACTCGAAGTTTCCAGTCGGCGCCGCGCTGTTGACGAAAGGCGGCAGCGTGTACCGCGGCTGCAACATTGAAAACGCCGCCTACAGCGTGTGCAATTGTGCGGAGCGGACCGCGTTGTTTAAGGCATATTCGGAAGGGGAAAGGGAATTTGCCGCTTTGGCGGTCATTGCCGACACCCCCCGTCCAGTGCCGCCCTGCGGCGCATGCCGCCAAGTGATCGCCGAACTTTGCCCCGGCGATATGAAAGTCATTTTAGCCAGCCTCAGAGGCGATGTGAAAGTCATGACAGTCAGTGAATTGTTGCCAGAAGCTTTTTCAGCGGAGGATTTGCATGCGTAA
- a CDS encoding pyruvate, water dikinase regulatory protein — protein sequence MNQRLVYVVSDSGGETAELVVKAAASQFHASPIQVKRVPYVEDKTTLAEVVALAKMNRAIIAFTLVVPEMREFLLAEAAREGVVAYDIIGPLIEKMSHLFQLTPRYEPGQVRVLDEDYFKKIEAIEFAVKYDDGRDPRGILRADIVLIGVSRTSKTPLSQYLAHKRLKVANVPIVPEVEPPEQLFRVGPGKCFGLKISPDQLLSIRRERLKSLGLNDQAIYANMDRIKEELAYFDEVVKKIGCDVIDVTNKAVEETASIIMKKLKR from the coding sequence ATGAACCAGCGTCTTGTTTACGTCGTATCCGACTCCGGCGGGGAAACGGCCGAGCTTGTCGTCAAAGCGGCGGCCAGCCAGTTTCACGCCTCGCCGATTCAAGTGAAACGCGTTCCATATGTGGAAGATAAAACGACGTTGGCTGAAGTCGTCGCCTTAGCGAAAATGAACCGCGCCATTATCGCGTTTACGCTCGTCGTTCCGGAGATGCGGGAATTTTTGCTCGCCGAAGCGGCACGCGAAGGGGTCGTCGCCTACGATATCATCGGTCCGCTCATTGAAAAGATGAGCCATTTGTTCCAGCTGACGCCAAGATATGAGCCGGGTCAAGTGCGCGTACTTGACGAAGATTACTTCAAAAAGATTGAAGCGATTGAATTTGCCGTCAAGTACGATGACGGGCGCGACCCGCGCGGCATTTTGCGCGCCGATATCGTGCTCATCGGCGTATCGCGTACATCGAAAACACCGCTGTCGCAATATTTGGCGCATAAGCGGCTGAAGGTGGCGAATGTGCCGATCGTTCCAGAGGTCGAGCCGCCGGAGCAGCTGTTTCGAGTGGGTCCAGGAAAATGCTTCGGCTTGAAAATCAGTCCGGATCAACTGCTTTCGATCCGCCGCGAGCGGCTAAAATCGCTGGGCCTGAACGACCAGGCGATTTACGCCAATATGGATCGAATCAAAGAGGAGCTCGCCTATTTCGACGAAGTGGTGAAAAAAATCGGTTGCGACGTCATCGATGTGACGAACAAGGCGGTCGAGGAGACGGCGAGCATCATTATGAAAAAGTTGAAGCGCTAG
- a CDS encoding GatB/YqeY domain-containing protein — protein sequence MSLLDRLNDDMKQAMKNKEKEKLSVLRMLKAALQNEAIKLGKSPLSEDEELTVLSRELKQRKDSLHEFENAGRSDLVEKVKTEIEIVQSYMPKPLTEDELRELIEQTIKEVGASSKADMGKVMGAIMPKVKGRADGSLVNRLVQQQLS from the coding sequence ATATGAAGCAAGCGATGAAAAACAAGGAGAAAGAAAAACTGTCTGTTCTCCGGATGCTGAAAGCGGCGCTGCAAAACGAAGCGATCAAGCTCGGCAAAAGCCCGCTCTCGGAAGACGAAGAGCTGACGGTTCTTTCTCGCGAACTGAAACAGCGTAAAGACTCCCTCCACGAATTTGAAAACGCTGGCCGTTCAGATCTTGTCGAGAAAGTGAAAACCGAAATTGAAATCGTTCAATCGTATATGCCAAAGCCGCTGACGGAGGACGAGCTGCGCGAATTGATCGAGCAGACGATCAAGGAAGTCGGCGCCTCTTCGAAAGCGGATATGGGAAAAGTGATGGGCGCAATCATGCCGAAAGTGAAAGGAAGGGCGGATGGTTCGCTCGTCAACCGACTTGTCCAACAACAGCTGTCATAA
- the yqfD gene encoding sporulation protein YqfD produces the protein MKNEWVDTLAGSVRVKARGKGIERLINACVRQGIAVWNVKKHSADTATFFIKLSDVKRLRHVARQSECKLSFVGRTGLPFFWRRAWRNSGFWLGLLLFIAIVFLLSNIVWKIEIDGAAPETEHQIARELKRMGVERGAFQFLLDAPETMQKKLTERVPDITWVGVEWEGTSLRFRVVEKEIPEPKKPIPPRHLVAKKEAVIADLFVEEGQPLVSVNDYVQKGQLLVSGIIGAEGRTKFVPASGKVFGETWYKSTVVLPLETTFHVLTGKFTERHYIGIGRFLIPVWGWKKPVFAHTIVETEKRPFRFWKWDLPLYYERITIREAEEVKRRYTWEEAFAEAKEIARRELRAKLPEEAAIRGEKVLHQAKENGKVRVELHYEVIENIAVPQPIVQGD, from the coding sequence ATGAAAAACGAATGGGTCGACACGCTCGCCGGCAGCGTGCGGGTCAAAGCGAGAGGGAAAGGGATCGAACGGTTGATCAACGCCTGCGTCCGCCAAGGGATTGCCGTCTGGAACGTGAAAAAGCATAGCGCGGATACCGCGACGTTTTTCATTAAGCTCAGCGACGTGAAACGGCTGCGCCATGTCGCCCGGCAAAGCGAATGCAAACTTTCGTTTGTCGGGAGAACCGGGCTGCCGTTTTTTTGGCGGCGGGCCTGGCGGAACAGCGGGTTTTGGCTCGGCTTGCTTCTTTTTATAGCGATTGTGTTTTTGCTTTCGAACATCGTTTGGAAGATCGAAATCGACGGGGCGGCTCCGGAGACGGAGCATCAAATCGCCCGCGAGTTGAAGCGAATGGGGGTCGAGCGCGGCGCATTTCAGTTTCTGCTTGATGCCCCGGAGACAATGCAAAAAAAGCTGACGGAACGCGTTCCGGACATCACGTGGGTCGGCGTTGAGTGGGAAGGGACATCGCTTCGCTTCCGCGTCGTTGAAAAAGAGATTCCGGAGCCGAAAAAACCGATTCCGCCACGTCATCTCGTGGCCAAAAAAGAGGCGGTCATCGCTGATTTGTTCGTTGAAGAAGGACAACCGCTCGTTTCCGTCAACGACTATGTGCAAAAAGGCCAACTGCTTGTTTCTGGCATCATCGGCGCGGAAGGGAGGACGAAGTTTGTGCCGGCGTCAGGGAAAGTGTTTGGCGAAACATGGTACAAGTCTACGGTCGTCCTGCCGCTCGAGACGACGTTTCATGTGTTGACCGGCAAGTTCACTGAACGGCATTATATCGGAATCGGGCGCTTTTTGATTCCTGTTTGGGGATGGAAGAAGCCGGTGTTTGCCCATACCATCGTTGAGACAGAAAAACGGCCATTTCGTTTTTGGAAATGGGACTTGCCGCTCTATTACGAACGAATCACGATCCGCGAGGCGGAAGAAGTGAAGCGGCGCTACACGTGGGAAGAAGCGTTCGCGGAAGCAAAAGAGATCGCCCGCCGCGAACTGCGGGCGAAATTGCCGGAGGAGGCCGCCATTCGCGGCGAAAAAGTTTTGCATCAGGCGAAAGAGAATGGTAAAGTAAGGGTAGAATTGCATTACGAAGTCATCGAAAATATTGCTGTACCACAACCCATCGTCCAAGGAGATTGA